Proteins encoded by one window of Tubulanus polymorphus chromosome 7, tnTubPoly1.2, whole genome shotgun sequence:
- the LOC141907968 gene encoding peroxisome biogenesis factor 2-like isoform X1, with translation MADHGALRVTQLDSSELDNEVLSLLSSQLSNIFKYFKPRFLSKYEPEVKALLRLVTWKYSMFVFDSTIGQQLLRLSYRDPGPAATGGGPAVTGRRPAVNRLSSSKKILYAVLTIGSHWLNDRSTDLKSSTTRFKYHQLMWKIVDVFEKCLKLASLVNFAVFLQQGCYQLLVERIVGLQSVFPRRQYVRQLSYEFMNRELLWHGFSEFLLFVLPFINFHKIKNAVQRVFHSRSTADGLGDKNMDECAICGQSPIGPREIGCNHVFCYYCIQSNVLADSKYSCPVCGHSLSSTDEIKPVQVYIELNDVT, from the exons ATGGCGGACCATGGTGCTTTACGAGTTACACAG ttaGATTCCTCGGAATTGGATAATGAAGTTCTGTCATTGCTATCTTCACAattatcaaacattttcaagtATTTTAAG ccGAGGTTTCTCTCAAAGTATGAACCTGAAGTCAAAGCATTGCTACGCCTTGTGACATGGAAG TATTCGATGTTCGTATTTGATTCGACTATTGGACAACAATTACTACGACTCAGCTATAGAGACCCGGGACCAGCGGCGACCGGTGGTGGACCAGCGGTGACCGGTCGACGACCGGCGGTTAACCGTCTATCATCGAGTAAGAAGATTCTCTACGCTGTTTTAACGATCGGTTCTCATTGGTTGAACGATCGGTCGACGGATTTAAAATCATCGACAACTCGTTTTAAATATCATCAACTG aTGTGGAAGATTGTTGACGTATTTGAGAAATGTCTGAAGTTGGCGTCGTTGGTGAATTTCGCCGTGTTTTTACAGCAGGGATGTTATCAGTTACTGGTCGAACGGATTGTCGGTCTGCAATCAGTTTTCCCTCGTCGGCAATACGTACGACAACTGAGCTACGAATTCATGAACCGTGAACTACTGTGGCACGGGTTTTCT GAATTTTTATTATTCGTTCTGCCATTTATAAACTTTCACAAGATCAAAAATGCCGTACAACGCGTGTTTCACAGTCGTAGTACAGCAGACGGACTCGGCGATAAGAACATGGACGAGTGCGCCATCTGTGGGCAATCTCCGATCGGACCACGTGAAATCGGTTGCAATCATGTATTCTGTTACTATTGTATACAG AGTAATGTTCTCGCTGATAGCAAGTATTCGTGTCCTGTTTGTGGACATAGTTTATCAAGTACGGACGAAATCAAACCCGTTCAAGTCTACATCGAATTAAACGACGTTACGTGA
- the LOC141907968 gene encoding peroxisome biogenesis factor 2-like isoform X2 translates to MFVFDSTIGQQLLRLSYRDPGPAATGGGPAVTGRRPAVNRLSSSKKILYAVLTIGSHWLNDRSTDLKSSTTRFKYHQLMWKIVDVFEKCLKLASLVNFAVFLQQGCYQLLVERIVGLQSVFPRRQYVRQLSYEFMNRELLWHGFSEFLLFVLPFINFHKIKNAVQRVFHSRSTADGLGDKNMDECAICGQSPIGPREIGCNHVFCYYCIQSNVLADSKYSCPVCGHSLSSTDEIKPVQVYIELNDVT, encoded by the exons ATGTTCGTATTTGATTCGACTATTGGACAACAATTACTACGACTCAGCTATAGAGACCCGGGACCAGCGGCGACCGGTGGTGGACCAGCGGTGACCGGTCGACGACCGGCGGTTAACCGTCTATCATCGAGTAAGAAGATTCTCTACGCTGTTTTAACGATCGGTTCTCATTGGTTGAACGATCGGTCGACGGATTTAAAATCATCGACAACTCGTTTTAAATATCATCAACTG aTGTGGAAGATTGTTGACGTATTTGAGAAATGTCTGAAGTTGGCGTCGTTGGTGAATTTCGCCGTGTTTTTACAGCAGGGATGTTATCAGTTACTGGTCGAACGGATTGTCGGTCTGCAATCAGTTTTCCCTCGTCGGCAATACGTACGACAACTGAGCTACGAATTCATGAACCGTGAACTACTGTGGCACGGGTTTTCT GAATTTTTATTATTCGTTCTGCCATTTATAAACTTTCACAAGATCAAAAATGCCGTACAACGCGTGTTTCACAGTCGTAGTACAGCAGACGGACTCGGCGATAAGAACATGGACGAGTGCGCCATCTGTGGGCAATCTCCGATCGGACCACGTGAAATCGGTTGCAATCATGTATTCTGTTACTATTGTATACAG AGTAATGTTCTCGCTGATAGCAAGTATTCGTGTCCTGTTTGTGGACATAGTTTATCAAGTACGGACGAAATCAAACCCGTTCAAGTCTACATCGAATTAAACGACGTTACGTGA
- the LOC141908841 gene encoding mitotic spindle assembly checkpoint protein MAD2B-like, translating into MYSTAGSASSSDIQQDVTQVAVDILSEFLEVAFHCILYVREVYPSGVFERRKKYNVPVQMCCHPDVNKYIQDTITGLKLILDRQSLEKICLIILSPDHKPLEKFTFEIGTKQNPSLSEDKFLLKLEQSLRAFLLKLNICDATLESLPEECSWAVQVHTKDSTFLEIEERQIEKDFPWIEADESQTIIEDANVVPLKALNSSLIKMQLYVEESGTKETL; encoded by the exons ATGTATTCAACAGCGGGTTCAGCTTCTTCTAGTGATATACAGCAAGATGTCACACAAG TCgctgttgatattttgagcGAGTTTCTAGAAGTGGCATTTCACTGTATTCTCTATGTGAGGGAGGTTTACCCTTCAGGTGTGTTCGAACGGCGCAAGAAATACAACGTACCAGTACAG ATGTGTTGCCATCCGGACgtaaacaaatatattcaagACACAATCACCGGACTGAAACTGATTTTAGATCGACAATCACTCGAGAAAATCTGCCTCATCATCTTATCTCCCGATCACAAACCTCTGGAAAAATTCACATTCGAAATTGGAACTAAACAAAATCCGTCATTGAG tgaAGATAagtttttattaaagttagaGCAATCGTTGCGAGCATTTCTACTCAAATTGAATATATGCGACGCTACATTAGAAAGTCTCCCCGAAG AATGTTCCTGGGCAGTTCAAGTTCATACGAAAGATTCCACTTTCCTCGAGATCGAAGAACGTCAAATTGAAAAG GATTTCCCGTGGATCGAAGCCGATGAAAGTCAGACTATTATCGAAGATGCGAACGTTGTTCCACTGAAGGCGCTTAATTCTTCATTAATCAAA ATGCAGCTATACGTAGAAGAAAGCGGAACTAAAGAAACTTTGTGA